In Luteitalea sp. TBR-22, one genomic interval encodes:
- a CDS encoding Gfo/Idh/MocA family protein gives MSEKLTCVLVGCGRISTRHIEVLADHPGIQLVGVCDSREDRLAKAATASGAPAFTDYLEMVRTVRPDIVSVLTHSGAHARVACDVVPYTGNVVVEKPMALTLDDADRMIDTCDRAGVGLFVVQQNRYNRPVVKLRQALDRGRFGKLSLGTVRVRWCRTQEYYDLDAWRGTWRDDGGVFANQASHHVDLLQWLMGPVESVQAYTATRLVDVEVEDVGLAILKFRSGALGVAEATTTARPRDLEGSVSVLGERGSAVIGGFAVNRVETWNFAEASADDVNPEEWSQNPPTVYGFGHMAFYNDVLDCIRTRRRAMLDGIEGRKSLELVIAIYQAAATRKEVRLRYVPEGVPLGLDLKDR, from the coding sequence ATGTCGGAGAAGTTGACGTGTGTGCTGGTCGGCTGTGGTCGCATCTCCACCCGGCACATCGAGGTTCTCGCTGATCACCCGGGCATCCAGCTCGTCGGCGTCTGCGACAGCCGTGAAGATCGCCTCGCCAAGGCGGCGACCGCCAGCGGCGCCCCGGCGTTCACCGACTACCTGGAGATGGTGCGCACCGTCCGGCCGGACATCGTCTCGGTCCTGACTCATTCGGGAGCGCACGCGCGGGTGGCGTGCGACGTGGTGCCATACACCGGCAACGTGGTCGTCGAGAAGCCGATGGCGCTGACGCTCGATGACGCGGATCGGATGATTGACACTTGCGACCGGGCTGGCGTGGGCCTGTTCGTGGTGCAGCAAAACCGTTACAACCGGCCTGTCGTGAAGCTTCGTCAGGCACTCGACCGTGGCCGGTTCGGGAAGCTCTCGCTGGGCACCGTGCGGGTCCGCTGGTGCCGCACACAGGAATACTACGACCTCGATGCCTGGCGCGGCACCTGGAGGGACGACGGCGGCGTGTTCGCCAACCAGGCGAGTCATCATGTCGACCTGCTGCAGTGGCTGATGGGACCTGTCGAGAGCGTGCAGGCATACACCGCCACCCGTCTGGTCGACGTCGAAGTAGAGGACGTCGGCCTCGCCATCCTCAAGTTCCGCTCTGGTGCGCTGGGGGTTGCCGAGGCCACGACGACAGCCCGCCCGCGTGATCTCGAAGGCAGCGTATCGGTCCTGGGCGAGCGAGGATCGGCGGTCATCGGTGGATTTGCGGTCAATCGCGTGGAGACGTGGAACTTCGCCGAAGCCAGCGCCGATGACGTGAACCCCGAGGAGTGGAGCCAGAATCCTCCCACGGTCTATGGATTCGGGCACATGGCGTTCTACAACGATGTCCTGGACTGCATCCGAACTCGTCGGCGAGCGATGCTCGACGGTATCGAGGGCCGAAAGTCCCTGGAACTCGTAATAGCAATATATCAAGCGGCCGCCACCCGGAAGGAGGTTCGCCTTCGATATGTTCCTGAGGGTGTGCCCTTGGGACTGGATTTGAAAGATCGCTAA
- a CDS encoding glycosyltransferase, with amino-acid sequence MISAIVCTHNPRMEYLNRVLNALSMQELEKSLWELLVIDNGSSDPLEDRLELGWHPQARVITEHRLGLTHARFRGIAESRGETLLFIDDDNVLDPGYLQACCDIASEWPQLGAWGGAIVPEFEKQPEPDVVPFLSALALRDVTRATWTNVRRCSSAEPWGAGLCVRRQVAEAYVTHLREAPFQILDRVGGMLLSGGDTEMCFVACESGMGMGLFPSLKVTHLIPERRVEPSYIVAISKGLAASEALMSFKWDRQSPEAETSFSQLFRCLKRMILAGGRLERRVHWARYRGRVEAARMYTARINLPPR; translated from the coding sequence ATGATCAGCGCTATCGTGTGTACTCACAACCCGCGCATGGAGTACCTGAACAGGGTACTGAATGCACTATCAATGCAGGAACTCGAGAAGTCTCTGTGGGAACTACTCGTTATTGATAACGGCAGCAGTGATCCACTAGAGGACAGACTGGAACTCGGCTGGCATCCACAAGCCCGAGTAATCACGGAGCACAGGCTAGGTTTGACGCACGCGCGGTTCCGCGGCATAGCTGAATCCCGAGGGGAAACGTTGCTCTTCATCGATGACGACAACGTTCTTGATCCTGGATATCTTCAAGCGTGTTGTGACATCGCGTCCGAGTGGCCCCAGTTGGGCGCGTGGGGCGGCGCAATCGTCCCGGAGTTCGAGAAGCAGCCTGAGCCAGATGTGGTGCCATTCCTGTCGGCGCTCGCATTGCGCGACGTGACACGGGCAACATGGACCAACGTGAGGCGCTGCAGTTCAGCGGAGCCTTGGGGAGCGGGCTTGTGTGTTCGCAGGCAGGTTGCTGAAGCCTATGTCACCCACCTTCGAGAGGCCCCGTTCCAGATTCTGGACCGAGTGGGCGGCATGCTGCTGAGTGGCGGCGACACGGAGATGTGCTTCGTTGCCTGCGAATCTGGAATGGGCATGGGTCTCTTCCCGTCGCTGAAAGTGACTCACCTGATCCCCGAGCGCAGGGTGGAACCGTCGTATATCGTCGCGATCTCCAAGGGCCTGGCGGCTAGTGAGGCGCTGATGTCGTTCAAGTGGGACAGGCAATCACCAGAGGCCGAGACGTCGTTCTCTCAGTTGTTCCGCTGTCTGAAGCGCATGATACTGGCCGGGGGGCGGTTGGAGCGTCGCGTGCACTGGGCACGCTATCGAGGCCGTGTTGAGGCCGCGCGGATGTATACGGCACGCATCAATCTGCCACCTCGGTAG